A stretch of Halocalculus aciditolerans DNA encodes these proteins:
- a CDS encoding DUF7123 family protein, translating to MSATVSSTDAVQPESKEARLLAYLRERAADGELYFKSKFIADDVDLSTKEIGALMVKLSESATDLTIEKWSYTSATTWRVESA from the coding sequence ATGAGCGCAACCGTATCCTCCACCGACGCCGTTCAGCCCGAGTCGAAAGAAGCCCGCCTCCTCGCGTACCTGCGCGAGCGGGCGGCGGACGGCGAGCTCTACTTCAAGAGCAAGTTCATCGCCGACGACGTCGACCTCTCCACGAAGGAGATCGGCGCGCTGATGGTGAAGCTCTCGGAGAGCGCCACCGACCTCACCATCGAGAAGTGGTCGTACACGTCCGCGACCACGTGGCGCGTCGAGTCGGCCTGA
- a CDS encoding site-2 protease family protein, which translates to MDTWLWVAVGLGLYWLVVATLRNRGVLPDSVGTMGPLLTIHTQRGKDLLDWLARPKRAWRAWGNFGLGLALVVGVGAFVLLVVQAVMILLNPPEPSAVTQPRNVLVIPGVNDFLPLSVAPEIVLGLLIGMVVHEGGHGVLSRVGNIGVESMGVVLLAVIPMGAFVEPDEEEQRNADRGSRARMFAAGVTNNFLVTVLAFALLMGPVVGAIAVAPGAAVGGTIPGSPADRAGIDQGDRITAVGGVDVANNSELDRVLSATRAETVSVTLAGGESTTVDRDLLVTGVVENVSPFAAFSVNSTVERVNGTAVNTEPEFRDALQNRTVATITTTNASGTTTATGPVGALAVVAPDGPFARDTALTANQHVVITHLDGDRVVTGGDVSTALADTHPGDDVTVEAYVDGTKQTYTVTLGENPNTNTQTGFLGVTSYVGVSGLDTSDFGVDLYPAATFLDIVGGDLDVNFAQQGLYLLLLPFLGAVAAGFGYNFAGFVDVNANFYTVTGPLSGFEPLVFILANVLFWTGWINLNLGAFNCIPAFPLDGGHLLRTSTEAVVSRLPVDDKPSAVRTVTTTVGLTMLVSLLIMVFGPQLLS; encoded by the coding sequence ATGGATACGTGGCTGTGGGTGGCGGTCGGTCTGGGTCTCTACTGGCTGGTCGTCGCGACCCTCCGGAACCGCGGCGTCCTCCCGGACTCCGTGGGGACGATGGGGCCGCTCCTCACGATTCACACGCAACGCGGGAAGGACCTCCTCGACTGGCTCGCCCGGCCGAAGCGCGCGTGGCGCGCCTGGGGGAACTTCGGGCTGGGCCTCGCGCTCGTCGTCGGCGTCGGCGCGTTCGTCCTCCTCGTCGTGCAGGCGGTGATGATTCTCCTCAATCCGCCGGAGCCGAGCGCGGTGACGCAGCCGCGGAACGTCCTCGTCATCCCCGGCGTGAACGACTTCCTGCCGCTCTCCGTCGCCCCCGAAATCGTCCTCGGCCTCCTCATCGGCATGGTCGTCCACGAGGGCGGCCACGGCGTGCTGAGCCGCGTCGGGAACATCGGCGTCGAATCGATGGGCGTCGTCCTCCTCGCCGTCATCCCGATGGGCGCGTTCGTCGAACCCGACGAGGAAGAACAGCGGAACGCCGACCGCGGGAGTCGCGCGCGGATGTTCGCCGCGGGCGTGACGAACAACTTCCTCGTCACCGTCCTCGCGTTCGCGCTCCTCATGGGCCCGGTCGTCGGCGCAATCGCCGTCGCGCCCGGCGCGGCCGTCGGCGGCACGATTCCCGGGTCGCCCGCCGACCGCGCCGGCATCGACCAGGGCGACCGCATCACCGCCGTCGGCGGCGTCGACGTCGCGAACAACTCCGAACTCGACCGCGTCCTCTCCGCCACTCGCGCCGAAACCGTCTCCGTCACGCTCGCCGGCGGCGAGTCGACCACCGTCGACCGCGACCTCCTCGTCACCGGCGTCGTCGAGAACGTCTCGCCGTTCGCCGCGTTCAGCGTGAACTCGACCGTCGAGCGCGTCAACGGCACCGCCGTCAACACCGAACCCGAGTTCCGCGACGCCCTCCAGAACCGCACCGTCGCCACCATCACGACCACGAACGCCTCCGGCACGACCACCGCGACCGGGCCCGTCGGCGCGCTCGCCGTCGTCGCCCCCGATGGCCCGTTCGCCCGTGACACCGCGCTCACCGCGAACCAGCACGTCGTCATCACGCACCTCGACGGCGACCGCGTCGTCACCGGCGGCGACGTCTCCACCGCCCTCGCCGACACCCACCCCGGCGACGACGTCACCGTCGAAGCCTACGTCGACGGCACCAAACAGACCTACACCGTCACGCTCGGCGAGAACCCCAACACGAACACCCAGACCGGCTTCCTCGGCGTCACCAGCTACGTCGGCGTCTCCGGCCTCGACACGAGCGACTTCGGCGTCGACCTCTACCCCGCCGCCACCTTCCTCGACATCGTCGGCGGCGACCTCGACGTCAACTTCGCCCAGCAGGGCCTCTACCTCCTCCTCCTCCCGTTCCTCGGCGCGGTCGCCGCCGGCTTCGGCTACAACTTCGCCGGTTTCGTCGACGTGAACGCGAACTTCTACACCGTCACCGGCCCGCTCTCCGGCTTCGAACCCCTCGTCTTCATCCTCGCGAACGTCCTCTTCTGGACCGGCTGGATCAACCTCAACCTCGGCGCGTTCAACTGCATCCCCGCCTTCCCCCTCGACGGCGGCCACCTCCTCCGCACCAGCACCGAAGCCGTCGTCTCACGCCTCCCCGTCGACGACAAACCCAGCGCCGTCCGCACCGTCACCACCACCGTCGGCCTCACCATGCTCGTCAGCCTCCTCATCATGGTCTTCGGCCCGCAATTATTGTCGTAA
- the thiL gene encoding thiamine-phosphate kinase, whose protein sequence is MDERAALSVVGGLVDAAGDDAAVVGDTVITIDMLHERTDFPAGTSYYAMGWRSVGASLSDVAAMGAAATAAVAVYGAPRFEEGEITAFVEGATDVCEAVNTEYVGGDLDDTQEVTASTAAIGETDRPVGRDGATPGEVVAVTGTLGRSAAALDAFDAGDTELANDLFCFTPRVAAGRVLADDAGAMMDSSDGLARSLHQLAEASDVGFAVDSTRVPVADELSNGDRLRRALTFGEDFELVVTLPEDAVNAVEKRLDVPLSVVGDVTDRDVTLDGDPLPDEGYTHTGVE, encoded by the coding sequence ATGGACGAACGGGCGGCGCTCTCCGTCGTCGGCGGGCTGGTGGACGCGGCGGGCGACGACGCGGCCGTCGTCGGCGATACCGTCATCACGATTGATATGCTGCACGAGCGGACGGATTTCCCGGCGGGGACGTCCTACTACGCGATGGGGTGGCGGTCCGTCGGGGCGTCGCTCTCGGACGTCGCGGCGATGGGCGCGGCGGCGACGGCGGCGGTCGCCGTGTACGGCGCGCCGCGGTTCGAAGAGGGAGAGATCACGGCGTTCGTCGAGGGAGCGACCGACGTCTGCGAGGCCGTGAACACCGAATACGTGGGCGGCGACCTCGACGACACGCAGGAGGTGACGGCGTCCACGGCCGCCATCGGCGAGACCGACCGGCCGGTCGGGCGGGACGGCGCGACGCCCGGCGAGGTCGTCGCGGTCACGGGGACGCTCGGCCGCTCCGCGGCGGCGCTCGACGCTTTCGACGCCGGCGACACCGAACTCGCGAACGACTTGTTCTGCTTCACGCCGCGCGTCGCGGCGGGCCGCGTCCTCGCCGACGACGCGGGCGCGATGATGGACTCGAGCGACGGCCTCGCGCGCTCGCTCCACCAACTCGCCGAAGCGAGCGACGTCGGGTTCGCCGTCGACTCGACCCGGGTTCCCGTCGCCGACGAACTCTCGAACGGTGACCGACTCCGGCGCGCGCTCACGTTCGGCGAGGACTTCGAACTCGTCGTCACCCTCCCCGAGGACGCCGTTAATGCAGTCGAAAAGCGCCTCGACGTCCCGCTCTCCGTCGTCGGCGACGTCACCGACCGAGACGTCACGCTCGACGGCGACCCGCTCCCCGACGAGGGCTACACCCACACCGGCGTCGAGTGA
- a CDS encoding molybdopterin synthase has product MHVLALAAPSESRDAAAATLRDALAEAGRVGVVTAGSLETPDHDTYTVDGAAWRGSGSGGGLTDALDRLARDHDYALLVGFPDTRFPTVSVGADTDVDDPLVDADALDDLDPASVVDALDDTEPLETLDSLVADLKRHPDAEYAGAVATFTGRVRAKEGPDDDPTTELTFEKYAGVAADRLDAIRDDLTDREGVIEVAFHHRVGPIPYGDDIVYVAVLAAHRREAFRAVEDGIDRLKGEVPIFKKEVTVGDEFWVHDR; this is encoded by the coding sequence ATGCACGTGCTCGCGCTCGCGGCCCCCAGTGAGAGTCGGGACGCCGCGGCGGCCACGCTCCGAGACGCGCTCGCGGAGGCGGGCCGAGTCGGCGTCGTCACCGCCGGCTCGCTGGAGACGCCCGACCACGACACCTACACGGTCGACGGCGCAGCGTGGCGCGGGAGCGGATCGGGCGGCGGCCTCACCGACGCGCTCGACCGGCTCGCTCGCGACCACGACTACGCGCTCCTCGTCGGCTTCCCGGACACGCGGTTCCCGACGGTGAGCGTCGGAGCCGACACCGACGTCGACGACCCCCTCGTCGACGCCGACGCGCTCGACGACCTCGACCCCGCGAGCGTCGTGGACGCGCTCGACGACACCGAGCCGCTGGAGACGCTCGACTCCCTCGTCGCCGACCTGAAACGTCACCCGGACGCCGAATACGCCGGCGCGGTCGCGACCTTCACGGGACGCGTCCGCGCGAAAGAAGGCCCTGACGACGACCCGACGACGGAGTTGACGTTCGAGAAGTACGCGGGCGTCGCCGCCGACCGCCTCGACGCCATCCGCGACGACCTCACCGACCGCGAGGGCGTCATCGAAGTGGCTTTCCACCACCGCGTCGGGCCCATTCCCTACGGCGACGACATCGTCTACGTCGCCGTGCTCGCCGCGCACAGGAGAGAAGCGTTCCGCGCCGTCGAGGACGGCATCGACCGCCTCAAAGGCGAGGTCCCGATATTCAAAAAGGAGGTCACGGTCGGCGACGAGTTCTGGGTCCACGACCGCTGA
- a CDS encoding DNA-binding protein yields MSGNSDEDRLDEIRQQKMEQLKEQQGGGQGQGQAEAQQQAQQQAEQQKKAMLRQYLSDDARQRLNSVRMTKPQFAEKVEQQVLALGKSGRLQGQIDEEQMKELLRELKPESKSFDISRR; encoded by the coding sequence ATGAGTGGGAACTCCGACGAGGACCGACTGGACGAGATTCGCCAGCAGAAGATGGAGCAGTTGAAAGAGCAGCAGGGCGGCGGGCAGGGCCAGGGGCAGGCGGAGGCCCAACAGCAAGCCCAACAGCAGGCGGAGCAGCAGAAGAAGGCGATGCTGCGGCAGTACCTCAGCGACGACGCGCGCCAGCGGCTGAACTCGGTGCGGATGACGAAGCCGCAGTTCGCGGAGAAGGTCGAACAGCAGGTGCTCGCGCTCGGGAAGTCCGGGCGGCTGCAGGGGCAGATCGACGAAGAGCAGATGAAGGAGCTGCTCCGCGAGCTGAAGCCGGAGTCGAAGTCCTTCGACATCTCGCGGCGGTAG
- a CDS encoding DUF7411 family protein — MDCGVLFSGGKDSTLAALVLEDFYDVTLVTAGFGVTDDWEHARAAADDLGFAFERVVLDESVAADAVETMVDDGFPRNGIQAVHEHALEVVAERKYDAVADGTRRDDRVPTVSRASAQSLEDRHGVDYLSPLTGFGRGAIDDLVEQELVVESGPSEEVPKGDYETELRALIEDREEGSVAEVFPAHEQTRVTGRR, encoded by the coding sequence ATGGACTGCGGGGTGCTCTTCAGCGGCGGGAAGGATTCGACGCTCGCCGCGTTAGTACTGGAGGATTTCTACGACGTGACGCTCGTCACGGCCGGGTTCGGCGTGACGGACGACTGGGAGCACGCGCGGGCGGCGGCGGACGACCTCGGGTTCGCGTTCGAGCGCGTCGTGCTCGACGAGTCGGTGGCGGCGGACGCCGTCGAGACGATGGTCGACGACGGGTTCCCGCGGAACGGGATTCAGGCGGTGCACGAGCACGCGCTGGAGGTCGTCGCCGAGCGGAAGTACGACGCGGTCGCGGACGGGACGCGGCGCGACGACCGCGTTCCGACGGTCTCGCGGGCGAGCGCGCAGAGCCTGGAGGACCGCCACGGCGTGGATTACCTCTCGCCGCTCACGGGCTTCGGGCGCGGCGCTATCGACGACCTCGTGGAGCAGGAGCTCGTCGTGGAGTCGGGACCGAGCGAGGAGGTTCCGAAGGGCGACTACGAGACGGAGTTGCGCGCGCTCATCGAGGACCGAGAAGAGGGGAGCGTCGCAGAGGTCTTCCCGGCGCACGAGCAGACGCGCGTGACCGGACGGCGCTGA
- the lysS gene encoding lysine--tRNA ligase produces the protein MTDADADADVDVDDPYILRDTGDHVFWADTVADVVESRDPDDPVVIKGGISPSGVPHLGNMNEILRGFFVAEVLRERGHDVRQIFTSDDRDPLRGLPRKLADLDGNVVDLGDVNAGALGRNLGKPYTDIPDPFGCCDSYGDHFATLIVESARLLDVDVEMVSNTALYEDGDFEGVTEFLLDHQAEAAAVLSEYQDSAGDDYVPFNPICESCGKVTGAVTDIDLDRGVVAYECTDLEAGDQTIEGCGHEGEAGLRDGKLPWRFEWPAQWDVLDVDFEPFGKDHAEGSWPSGVDISRNVLGEEPPVPMVYEWFTLNGEPFSSSAGNVILVQDVLRMLETPVLRYFFAKDPTKARDFDVSRLDQLVDEFDQLEARYYGEQDGTERELAFAERVYPLLVEDTEERPIRLPFTFAAVLGMFDDPALREATARREGHIPEDASEDAVDAALQRVELAREWAERTDNQYNYTLARSHLPDHDFDERVEDALDDLADFVAAEEPDGETLQGEIYETAKRHDVDIGDFFTAGYRLFFDENEGPKLGQFLADLDTEFVVDRLRRDA, from the coding sequence ATGACGGACGCCGACGCCGACGCCGACGTGGACGTGGACGACCCCTACATCCTCCGGGACACCGGCGACCACGTCTTCTGGGCGGACACCGTCGCCGACGTCGTCGAATCCCGCGACCCGGACGACCCCGTCGTCATCAAGGGCGGCATCTCCCCGTCCGGCGTCCCGCACCTCGGCAACATGAACGAGATTCTCCGCGGGTTCTTCGTCGCCGAAGTCCTCAGAGAGCGCGGCCACGACGTCCGCCAGATCTTCACTTCCGACGACCGCGACCCGCTCCGCGGCCTCCCGCGGAAACTCGCAGACTTAGATGGGAACGTCGTCGACCTCGGCGACGTGAACGCGGGCGCGCTCGGCCGGAACCTCGGGAAACCCTACACGGATATCCCGGACCCCTTCGGCTGCTGTGACTCCTACGGCGACCACTTCGCGACGCTCATCGTGGAGTCCGCGCGGCTCCTCGACGTCGACGTCGAGATGGTGTCGAACACCGCGCTCTACGAGGACGGCGACTTCGAGGGCGTCACCGAGTTCCTCCTCGACCACCAGGCGGAGGCCGCCGCCGTCCTGAGCGAGTACCAGGACTCCGCGGGCGACGACTACGTCCCCTTCAACCCCATCTGCGAGTCGTGCGGGAAGGTCACGGGGGCGGTGACGGACATCGACCTCGACCGGGGCGTCGTCGCCTACGAATGCACGGACCTCGAAGCCGGCGACCAGACCATCGAGGGCTGCGGGCACGAGGGCGAAGCCGGACTGCGAGACGGCAAGCTCCCGTGGCGGTTCGAGTGGCCGGCGCAGTGGGACGTCCTCGACGTGGACTTCGAGCCGTTCGGGAAGGACCACGCGGAGGGGTCGTGGCCGTCGGGCGTCGACATCTCCCGGAACGTCCTCGGCGAGGAACCGCCGGTGCCGATGGTCTACGAGTGGTTCACGCTGAACGGCGAGCCCTTCTCGTCGTCCGCCGGGAACGTCATCCTCGTGCAGGACGTGCTGCGGATGCTCGAAACTCCCGTCCTCAGATACTTCTTCGCGAAGGACCCGACGAAGGCGCGTGACTTCGACGTCTCGCGGCTCGACCAGCTCGTCGACGAGTTCGACCAGCTCGAAGCCCGCTACTACGGGGAGCAGGACGGCACGGAGCGAGAGCTGGCGTTCGCAGAGCGCGTCTACCCCCTCCTCGTCGAGGACACCGAGGAGCGCCCGATTCGCCTGCCGTTCACGTTCGCGGCCGTGCTCGGGATGTTCGACGACCCGGCGCTCCGGGAGGCGACCGCGCGCCGCGAAGGCCACATCCCCGAGGACGCGAGCGAGGACGCCGTCGACGCCGCGCTCCAGCGCGTCGAACTCGCCCGCGAGTGGGCGGAGCGCACCGACAACCAGTACAACTACACGCTCGCGCGCTCCCACCTCCCCGACCACGACTTCGACGAGCGCGTGGAAGACGCGCTCGACGACCTCGCGGACTTCGTCGCAGCCGAGGAGCCCGACGGCGAGACGCTCCAGGGCGAAATCTACGAGACGGCGAAACGCCACGACGTCGACATCGGGGACTTCTTCACCGCCGGCTACCGGCTCTTCTTCGACGAGAACGAAGGCCCGAAGCTCGGGCAGTTCCTCGCCGACCTCGACACCGAATTCGTCGTCGACCGCCTCCGCCGCGACGCCTGA
- a CDS encoding lysylphosphatidylglycerol synthase transmembrane domain-containing protein, producing MDFDTRGIALGFVGAAAVLAVLVWYVGVGDLTAAFRMLSATSLALILLAGLAWLAAWGMALRRVLAALGIDASITDGFLLYAAAAFANNVTPFGQAGGEPFSALLISRATNSEYERGLAAIASVDSLNFVPSIVIALIGLTYYIATVAVGNNVLLVLGVVVGLAVLVPTVGYLAWRFRTRLQHAIAGAITPVVTTLARVVPSMDTVKPPAIRDRVASFFTSIERVATSRRDIAISLGFSAVGWLCMCLALYLSLRALAPDSAFPGFVVLVVVPVATIASITPLPGGAGGVEFAIVLLLVPTTGIDAATASAAAIVYRGATYWSPTIIGGLCAALLQGRTHR from the coding sequence ATGGATTTCGACACGCGGGGTATCGCGCTCGGCTTCGTCGGTGCCGCCGCCGTGCTCGCCGTACTCGTCTGGTACGTCGGCGTCGGCGACCTCACCGCCGCGTTCCGTATGCTCTCTGCGACCTCTCTCGCCCTCATCCTCCTCGCCGGCCTCGCCTGGCTCGCCGCCTGGGGAATGGCGCTCCGCCGCGTCCTCGCCGCCCTCGGCATCGACGCCTCGATCACCGACGGCTTCCTCCTCTACGCCGCCGCCGCGTTCGCGAACAACGTCACGCCCTTCGGGCAGGCCGGCGGCGAACCCTTCTCCGCCCTCCTCATCTCCCGCGCCACGAACTCAGAGTACGAACGCGGCCTCGCCGCCATCGCCAGCGTCGACTCCCTCAACTTCGTCCCCAGCATCGTCATCGCCCTCATCGGCCTCACCTACTACATCGCCACCGTCGCCGTCGGAAACAACGTCCTCCTCGTCCTCGGCGTCGTCGTCGGCCTCGCCGTCCTCGTTCCCACCGTCGGCTACCTCGCGTGGCGCTTCCGCACGCGCCTCCAGCACGCCATCGCCGGCGCGATCACGCCCGTCGTCACCACGCTCGCCCGCGTCGTCCCCAGCATGGACACCGTGAAACCCCCCGCCATCCGCGACCGCGTCGCCTCCTTCTTCACCTCCATCGAACGCGTCGCCACCAGCCGCCGCGACATCGCCATCTCCCTCGGCTTCTCCGCCGTCGGCTGGCTCTGCATGTGCCTCGCCCTCTACCTCTCCCTCCGCGCGCTCGCCCCCGACAGCGCCTTCCCCGGCTTCGTCGTCCTCGTCGTCGTCCCCGTCGCCACCATCGCCTCCATCACCCCGCTCCCCGGCGGCGCGGGCGGCGTCGAGTTCGCCATCGTCCTCCTGCTCGTCCCGACGACCGGCATCGACGCCGCCACCGCCTCCGCCGCCGCCATCGTCTACCGCGGCGCGACCTACTGGTCTCCCACCATCATCGGCGGCCTCTGCGCCGCCCTCCTCCAAGGACGAACCCACCGATAG
- a CDS encoding AEC family transporter, giving the protein MSFAAAVTTAVLPVLLIASVGYLLASVRDIDVDGLGTVAVYILTPALVFDSLATTDLGGGSIARIAVGFVVVVAALAVLVEALGRLRGRSVGERSALVLTSAFPNCGNYGIPLCAFAFGAVGRTTAVIFVTVQSVVVYTLGVWIASRAGGGRGLAAVREVFKLPLLYAVVAAALARALDLVPPSGSSLMDAISMVGDAAIPVMLLVLGIQLANTDAGASLRRVATPTTVKLAVAPAIAAAVAVAFTRVGFGFTDSAIGRAFVLEWATPAAVTPLVLTVEFARDADIGGLSPPEYVSSVIFVTTVLSVATVAAAIAVLESGVLGI; this is encoded by the coding sequence GTGTCTTTCGCCGCCGCAGTGACGACCGCCGTACTCCCGGTGCTGCTGATCGCGAGCGTCGGCTACCTCCTCGCGTCCGTGCGCGACATCGACGTCGACGGCCTCGGCACGGTCGCGGTCTACATTCTCACGCCCGCGCTCGTCTTCGACTCGCTCGCCACGACCGACCTCGGCGGCGGCTCCATCGCCCGCATCGCCGTCGGGTTCGTCGTCGTGGTCGCCGCGCTCGCCGTGCTCGTCGAAGCCCTCGGGCGGCTCCGCGGGCGCTCCGTCGGCGAGCGGAGCGCGCTCGTGCTCACGTCCGCGTTCCCGAACTGCGGGAACTACGGCATCCCGCTCTGCGCGTTCGCGTTCGGCGCGGTCGGCCGCACGACCGCCGTAATCTTCGTCACCGTCCAGTCCGTCGTCGTCTACACGCTCGGCGTCTGGATCGCCTCGCGCGCCGGCGGCGGCCGCGGGCTGGCCGCCGTCCGCGAAGTCTTCAAGCTCCCCTTGCTCTACGCCGTCGTCGCCGCCGCGCTCGCCCGCGCGCTCGACCTCGTCCCGCCGAGCGGCTCCTCGCTCATGGACGCCATCTCGATGGTCGGCGACGCCGCGATTCCCGTCATGCTCCTCGTGCTCGGCATCCAGCTCGCGAACACCGACGCCGGCGCGTCCCTCCGCCGCGTCGCCACGCCAACGACCGTGAAACTCGCCGTCGCGCCCGCTATCGCCGCCGCGGTCGCCGTCGCGTTCACCCGCGTCGGCTTCGGATTCACCGACTCAGCCATCGGCCGCGCGTTCGTCCTCGAGTGGGCGACCCCGGCGGCCGTCACCCCGCTCGTCCTCACCGTCGAGTTCGCGCGCGACGCCGACATCGGCGGACTCAGCCCGCCCGAATACGTCAGCAGCGTCATCTTCGTCACCACCGTCCTCAGCGTCGCCACCGTCGCCGCCGCCATCGCCGTCCTCGAATCCGGAGTGCTAGGAATATAA
- a CDS encoding 30S ribosomal protein S19e, whose protein sequence is MVTLYDAPADDLIEEVAADLEDRFDAPDWANFAKTGAGRELPPEQEDFWHVRAASVLRKIATNGPVGVQRLTTEYGNTRDGSIRYQVAPSKRSDASGAVIRTIVQQLEDEGLVQEKGSDGRVVTGDGRSLLDNTAADVLEQLDRPELERYA, encoded by the coding sequence ATGGTAACCCTCTACGACGCCCCCGCCGACGACCTCATCGAGGAGGTCGCCGCGGACCTCGAGGACCGATTCGACGCCCCGGACTGGGCGAACTTCGCGAAGACCGGCGCGGGCCGCGAACTCCCGCCCGAGCAAGAGGACTTCTGGCACGTCCGCGCCGCCAGCGTCCTCCGCAAAATCGCGACGAACGGCCCCGTCGGCGTGCAGCGCCTCACCACCGAGTACGGGAACACCCGCGACGGCAGCATCCGCTACCAGGTCGCCCCGTCCAAGCGCTCCGACGCCTCCGGCGCGGTCATCCGCACCATCGTCCAGCAGCTCGAAGACGAAGGCCTCGTCCAGGAGAAAGGCAGCGACGGCCGCGTCGTCACCGGTGACGGCCGCAGCCTCCTCGACAACACCGCCGCCGACGTCCTCGAACAGCTCGACCGCCCCGAACTCGAGCGCTACGCCTAA
- the pyrH gene encoding UMP kinase — translation MRVVISIGGSVLAPDLQHERVNEHAAVVERLDDEGIDVGTVVGGGGVARQYIRAARELGANEIQLDDIGIAVTRLNARLLISALGDVAAPSPAEDYETAGAAMRRGDVTVMGGVVAGQTTDAVAAAFAEYVDADLLVFATSVPGVFSADPKKDDTAQRFDQITPGDLVDVIADIEMAAGANAPVDLLAAKLIERSGMRTIVLDGTDPERIERAVLDGEHEGTDIVPAGTEDDVSYWAR, via the coding sequence ATGCGAGTCGTGATTTCAATCGGCGGGAGCGTGCTCGCGCCCGACTTACAGCACGAGCGAGTGAACGAGCACGCGGCCGTCGTCGAGCGTCTCGACGACGAAGGTATCGACGTCGGCACCGTCGTCGGCGGCGGCGGCGTCGCGCGCCAGTACATCCGGGCCGCGCGAGAGCTCGGCGCGAACGAGATCCAACTGGACGACATCGGCATCGCCGTCACGCGCCTGAACGCGCGCCTCCTCATCTCCGCGCTCGGCGACGTCGCCGCGCCGAGCCCGGCCGAGGACTACGAGACCGCGGGCGCGGCGATGCGCCGCGGCGACGTCACCGTCATGGGCGGCGTCGTCGCCGGGCAGACGACCGACGCGGTCGCCGCCGCGTTCGCCGAGTACGTCGACGCCGACCTCCTCGTCTTCGCCACGAGCGTCCCCGGCGTCTTCAGCGCCGACCCGAAGAAGGACGACACGGCCCAGCGCTTCGACCAGATCACGCCCGGCGACCTCGTCGACGTCATCGCCGACATCGAGATGGCGGCCGGCGCGAACGCTCCCGTCGACCTGCTCGCCGCGAAACTCATCGAGCGCTCCGGGATGCGCACCATCGTCCTCGACGGCACCGACCCCGAACGCATCGAACGCGCCGTCCTCGACGGCGAGCACGAGGGCACCGACATCGTCCCCGCCGGCACCGAGGACGACGTCTCCTACTGGGCGCGCTAA
- a CDS encoding site-2 protease family protein has protein sequence MTGEAGDAPAPEAFASVFSTYEVHEREDGGAVYYGEPLVDERELYRAVAPLFDDAGYDVQLNYRTGEFVLVAEPQAEATEGFPWTNVALALATIVSTLYAGSMWYYVSDPLSADILRAVPFTLAVMGVLGIHEFGHYAASKYHDVDATLPYFIPVPTLIGTMGAVIRMRGRIPSRRALFDIGVAGPLAGLAATILTAAVGLLLGPITVPQALLDAAASGNAVNIEFHYPLLMHGIAWALGEPLAYPNDPTKAVNPVVIGAWVGMFVTLLNLIPVGQLDGGHVLSAMLGDAHARVAGLVPAALFALAGYLYAFTDAGQAAFVWVLWGVIGLFMAWRGSVPTMDDQPLDRRRFAVGVLTFVLGALCFVPVPIQITPL, from the coding sequence ATGACTGGCGAGGCCGGTGACGCGCCCGCCCCGGAGGCGTTCGCGTCCGTCTTCTCGACGTACGAAGTCCACGAGCGCGAGGACGGCGGTGCCGTCTACTACGGCGAGCCCCTCGTCGACGAACGCGAACTCTACCGCGCCGTCGCGCCGCTCTTCGACGACGCCGGCTACGACGTGCAGTTGAACTACCGGACGGGCGAGTTCGTCCTCGTCGCCGAGCCGCAGGCGGAAGCCACGGAGGGGTTCCCGTGGACGAACGTCGCGCTCGCGCTCGCGACCATCGTCTCCACGCTCTACGCCGGCTCGATGTGGTACTACGTCTCCGACCCGCTCTCCGCCGACATCCTTCGGGCGGTGCCGTTCACGCTCGCCGTGATGGGCGTGCTCGGCATCCACGAGTTCGGCCACTACGCCGCCTCGAAATACCACGACGTCGACGCCACCCTCCCCTACTTCATCCCCGTGCCGACGCTCATCGGGACGATGGGCGCGGTCATCCGGATGAGGGGCCGCATCCCGAGCCGGAGAGCGCTCTTCGACATCGGCGTCGCCGGGCCGCTCGCCGGCCTCGCCGCCACCATACTCACCGCCGCCGTCGGTCTCCTCCTCGGCCCCATCACCGTCCCGCAGGCGCTCCTCGACGCCGCGGCGAGCGGGAACGCCGTGAACATCGAGTTCCACTACCCGCTCCTCATGCACGGCATCGCGTGGGCGCTCGGCGAGCCGCTCGCCTACCCGAACGACCCGACGAAAGCCGTCAACCCCGTCGTCATCGGCGCGTGGGTCGGGATGTTCGTCACCCTCCTGAACCTCATCCCCGTCGGCCAACTCGACGGCGGCCACGTCCTCAGCGCCATGCTCGGCGACGCTCACGCGCGCGTCGCCGGCCTCGTCCCCGCCGCGCTCTTCGCGCTCGCCGGCTACCTCTACGCCTTCACCGACGCCGGCCAAGCCGCCTTCGTCTGGGTGCTCTGGGGCGTCATCGGCCTCTTCATGGCGTGGCGCGGCTCCGTCCCCACCATGGACGACCAGCCGCTCGACCGCAGACGCTTCGCCGTCGGCGTCCTCACCTTCGTCCTCGGCGCGCTCTGCTTCGTTCCCGTTCCCATCCAGATAACACCGCTCTAA